One genomic window of Elaeis guineensis isolate ETL-2024a chromosome 2, EG11, whole genome shotgun sequence includes the following:
- the LOC105047777 gene encoding isoprenylcysteine alpha-carbonyl methylesterase ICME isoform X3 — protein MAEAAGDRRPAAVEDANIEKPLLRWSPSSNMRRRASGDLSLGLSCPSRRPSFRRDVGHAAAETYRITRLALTLLQYLGVGYRWMTKFLALACYAILLMPGFLQVGYYYFFSTQVRRSIVYGEQPRNRLDLYLPKDSNEPKPVVAFVTGGAWIIGYKAWGALLGRRLAERDIIVACIDYRNFPQGTISDMITDASEGISFICNNIASYGGDPHRVYLMGQSAGAHIAACTLLEQAIKEAAGESITWSVSQIKAYVGLSGGKDFVDALQTVGAKAKLVLYEGKTHTDLFIQDPLRGGRDQLLEDLVAVIHASDASALAKDAVAPRAGQLVFEWQLKMARQISPF, from the exons ATGGCCGAAGCAGCCGGCGATCGCAGGCCGGCTGCCGTGGAGGACGCGAATATTGAGAAACCGTTGCTTCGCTGGAGCCCCTCCAGCAACATGCGGCGGAGGGCCTCCGGCGATCTCTCCCTCGGGCTCTCTTGCCCGTCGCGCCGCCCCTCTTTCAGGCGGGACGTCGGCCACGCAGCTGCCGAGACTTATCGCATTACTCGCCTCGCTCTCACTCTCCTGCAGTACCTCGG GGTAGGTTACCGGTGGATGACAAAATTTCTTGCCCTTGCGTGCTATGCTATCTTGCTCATGCCAGGTTTCCTACAAG TTGgatattactattttttttcaacCCAGGTCCGTAGAAGTATAGTCTATGGTGAACAGCCCAGAAATCG gTTGGATCTATATCTGCCAAAAGATAGCAATGAACCAAAGCCAGTTGTGGCATTTGTAACTGGTGGGGCCTGGATTATTGG TTACAAAGCATGGGGTGCTCTTCTAGGGAGGCGGTTGGCAGAAAGAGATATTATAGTTGCATGCATTGATTACAG AAACTTTCCTCAAGGGACCATAAGTGATATGATAACAGATGCTTCCGAAGGAATCTCATTTATATGCAATAACATTGCCAGCTATGGAGGTGACCCTCACCG GGTGTATTTGATGGGACAATCAGCTGGTGCACATATCGCTGCTTGCACCCTCTTGGAGCAAGCAATTAAAGAAGCTGCAGGAGAGAGCATAACTTGGAGTGTCTCACAGATAAAAGCATACGTTGGTTTATCAGGCGG CAAAGATTTTGTGGATGCCCTTCAGACGGTTGGTGCTAAAGCTAAACTAGTCTTATATGAAGGAAAAACACACACTGATTTGTTTATACAG GATCCTCTTAGAGGTGGTAGAGATCAGCTGCTTGAAGATTTGGTAGCAGTTATTCATGCCAGTGATGCAAGTGCACTTGCCAAAGATGCTGTAGCACCTCGAGCAGGGCAACTTGTTTTTGAGTGGCAACTGAAGATGGCTCGCCAGATAAGTCCCTTTTGA
- the LOC105047777 gene encoding probable isoprenylcysteine alpha-carbonyl methylesterase ICMEL2 isoform X1, which yields MAEAAGDRRPAAVEDANIEKPLLRWSPSSNMRRRASGDLSLGLSCPSRRPSFRRDVGHAAAETYRITRLALTLLQYLGVGYRWMTKFLALACYAILLMPGFLQVGYYYFFSTQVRRSIVYGEQPRNRLDLYLPKDSNEPKPVVAFVTGGAWIIGYKAWGALLGRRLAERDIIVACIDYRNFPQGTISDMITDASEGISFICNNIASYGGDPHRVYLMGQSAGAHIAACTLLEQAIKEAAGESITWSVSQIKAYVGLSGGYNMLNLVDHFHERGLYRSIFLSIMEGEENLRRYSPEVVVRGSSFRQAIPLLPYIILFHGTADYSIPSSASKDFVDALQTVGAKAKLVLYEGKTHTDLFIQDPLRGGRDQLLEDLVAVIHASDASALAKDAVAPRAGQLVFEWQLKMARQISPF from the exons ATGGCCGAAGCAGCCGGCGATCGCAGGCCGGCTGCCGTGGAGGACGCGAATATTGAGAAACCGTTGCTTCGCTGGAGCCCCTCCAGCAACATGCGGCGGAGGGCCTCCGGCGATCTCTCCCTCGGGCTCTCTTGCCCGTCGCGCCGCCCCTCTTTCAGGCGGGACGTCGGCCACGCAGCTGCCGAGACTTATCGCATTACTCGCCTCGCTCTCACTCTCCTGCAGTACCTCGG GGTAGGTTACCGGTGGATGACAAAATTTCTTGCCCTTGCGTGCTATGCTATCTTGCTCATGCCAGGTTTCCTACAAG TTGgatattactattttttttcaacCCAGGTCCGTAGAAGTATAGTCTATGGTGAACAGCCCAGAAATCG gTTGGATCTATATCTGCCAAAAGATAGCAATGAACCAAAGCCAGTTGTGGCATTTGTAACTGGTGGGGCCTGGATTATTGG TTACAAAGCATGGGGTGCTCTTCTAGGGAGGCGGTTGGCAGAAAGAGATATTATAGTTGCATGCATTGATTACAG AAACTTTCCTCAAGGGACCATAAGTGATATGATAACAGATGCTTCCGAAGGAATCTCATTTATATGCAATAACATTGCCAGCTATGGAGGTGACCCTCACCG GGTGTATTTGATGGGACAATCAGCTGGTGCACATATCGCTGCTTGCACCCTCTTGGAGCAAGCAATTAAAGAAGCTGCAGGAGAGAGCATAACTTGGAGTGTCTCACAGATAAAAGCATACGTTGGTTTATCAGGCGG ATACAACATGCTGAACCTGGTTGATCACTTCCACGAACGTGGTCTGTATCGCAGCATCTTTCTCAG cATAATGGAGGGGGAGGAAAACTTAAGGCGCTATTCTCCAGAAGTTGTTGTACGGGGCTCAAGTTTTAGACAAGCAATTCCTCTACTTCCTTATATCATTCTGTTTCATGGAACAGCCGACTATTCTATACCATCTTCTGCCAG CAAAGATTTTGTGGATGCCCTTCAGACGGTTGGTGCTAAAGCTAAACTAGTCTTATATGAAGGAAAAACACACACTGATTTGTTTATACAG GATCCTCTTAGAGGTGGTAGAGATCAGCTGCTTGAAGATTTGGTAGCAGTTATTCATGCCAGTGATGCAAGTGCACTTGCCAAAGATGCTGTAGCACCTCGAGCAGGGCAACTTGTTTTTGAGTGGCAACTGAAGATGGCTCGCCAGATAAGTCCCTTTTGA
- the LOC105047777 gene encoding probable isoprenylcysteine alpha-carbonyl methylesterase ICMEL2 isoform X2 has product MAEAAGDRRPAAVEDANIEKPLLRWSPSSNMRRRASGDLSLGLSCPSRRPSFRRDVGHAAAETYRITRLALTLLQYLGVGYRWMTKFLALACYAILLMPGFLQVGYYYFFSTQVRRSIVYGEQPRNRLDLYLPKDSNEPKPVVAFVTGGAWIIGYKAWGALLGRRLAERDIIVACIDYRNFPQGTISDMITDASEGISFICNNIASYGGDPHRVYLMGQSAGAHIAACTLLEQAIKEAAGESITWSVSQIKAYVGLSGGYNMLNLVDHFHERGLYRSIFLSIMEGEENLRRYSPEVVVRGSSFRQAIPLLPYIILFHGTADYSIPSSARVLAIDAEGSVGHLQT; this is encoded by the exons ATGGCCGAAGCAGCCGGCGATCGCAGGCCGGCTGCCGTGGAGGACGCGAATATTGAGAAACCGTTGCTTCGCTGGAGCCCCTCCAGCAACATGCGGCGGAGGGCCTCCGGCGATCTCTCCCTCGGGCTCTCTTGCCCGTCGCGCCGCCCCTCTTTCAGGCGGGACGTCGGCCACGCAGCTGCCGAGACTTATCGCATTACTCGCCTCGCTCTCACTCTCCTGCAGTACCTCGG GGTAGGTTACCGGTGGATGACAAAATTTCTTGCCCTTGCGTGCTATGCTATCTTGCTCATGCCAGGTTTCCTACAAG TTGgatattactattttttttcaacCCAGGTCCGTAGAAGTATAGTCTATGGTGAACAGCCCAGAAATCG gTTGGATCTATATCTGCCAAAAGATAGCAATGAACCAAAGCCAGTTGTGGCATTTGTAACTGGTGGGGCCTGGATTATTGG TTACAAAGCATGGGGTGCTCTTCTAGGGAGGCGGTTGGCAGAAAGAGATATTATAGTTGCATGCATTGATTACAG AAACTTTCCTCAAGGGACCATAAGTGATATGATAACAGATGCTTCCGAAGGAATCTCATTTATATGCAATAACATTGCCAGCTATGGAGGTGACCCTCACCG GGTGTATTTGATGGGACAATCAGCTGGTGCACATATCGCTGCTTGCACCCTCTTGGAGCAAGCAATTAAAGAAGCTGCAGGAGAGAGCATAACTTGGAGTGTCTCACAGATAAAAGCATACGTTGGTTTATCAGGCGG ATACAACATGCTGAACCTGGTTGATCACTTCCACGAACGTGGTCTGTATCGCAGCATCTTTCTCAG cATAATGGAGGGGGAGGAAAACTTAAGGCGCTATTCTCCAGAAGTTGTTGTACGGGGCTCAAGTTTTAGACAAGCAATTCCTCTACTTCCTTATATCATTCTGTTTCATGGAACAGCCGACTATTCTATACCATCTTCTGCCAG GGTTTTGGCTATTGATGCGGAGGGGAGTGTTGGTCACTTGCAGACGTGA